The DNA sequence CATGTTTTGCTACTTTAGATGACTCCTACGATGAGCCATCATAAGCTTGGTATGactttttatagaaaaaattataGCTCTACTAACAGTAGTTTAGAAACAATGACTCACTATATAGGAGCCATTGTATACATAGGCTCCACATTAAAGTCATATTTTCTTCTAatgatttatcattaatatttttttagcacTCTTTGTTCTCTTttgagttcttttttttttggttttgttgtTCACATTAAACTAGCCGTCCCCaatgcttcttttttttttttttttgttttttttaaaaaaataataattgaagaaCATTATATTTTTGTCTGTCATGCAACTTCGTAGAGttgaaacaaattaaaaaataataacttaaaCCATACAAATAACAACTTaatcaataaaataaattaatacaataatgTGAAGGTCAAAATAATgaccaaaatatataaaagaaacaaaattgaGATAGAATAGAGTAATTAAGAATTGTGTCCCATTTAATTCTTTTATTATAAAGTCATGATGAATAACTCATTATAATAAGGAATGAATGATTGATTGTTGTCGGGATTTATGCAGAGTCATCACTAGTGCAAGGCGGTAGGTTTACAGTGCCGGACATCTCGGGTTTAACATTCGTGCAAACGGATTTGGCTGGCCCTTTAATCTTACTACCAGTAGTTTTGAGATCAATATTATTAAGTTGTATACCTTCGCACGGATATGCCCCACAAACAAGATACAAAACTTTAGGAGTTGAAGAAGTTCCCTTAATGTCTTTGAACACCACATCGCTAACCTTGATCTTAGATGGCTTCTGTATAcgtatatatacacacacaaacACATAACATATgaatttaacacacaaaataatatatatataaatatatgtattcaatataatacaataatctaacatatatatatatataaatacgaaCCCCTTCAAACTGTGTGCATGCGCCCCATGGACAATATTTCTGATCAATAATTATTGGCGTTTCAACATTATCCATGGTGAGTTTCTCAAAGTGCATGCCCTTCGCAACACCATCAGTAGACCCTTGCCATGTCTTGATCCTGACTCCATTTGAGGTTCCTTTGAATGTGCAGTCAGTGACAGTGATGTCTTCTACTGGAAGTTCATTCTGATACTTTCCAAGGCTGCCAACACTGATTCCATGGCCCGGCCCACATGTTACCTTGGTGATCTTCAACTGTTTGGTTCCGTCTCCAATAGAGATGCAATCGTCACCAGTTGCAATGGTGGTGTCAGTGATAGTGATGTTGGTCGAACGACCAAGGTGGATTCCATCCGTGGTCCAACTTTCTTCTGGAGCTATTATCTTAAGATTTGTGAATAACAAGTTCACTCCTTCTAAAACTGTGAAGTGAAATTGTTTGCTGTCTTTTGTTGTGATACCCTCGATCACAGAGTCAGTTATAAAATTTAACCTAATGTTCTGTTTGTTGTGTGGAAATATAACATGAGAAGCAcacattattattaagtttgtaaataaagtaaataatagtaatataataATGTATAATAAGTAAGCTTACAATTGGGAGTTGTTCACAATAATCTGTTCTCTTGCATTTCTTTCCCCAACTTTGTCCACCATTACCATCGAAAGTTCCTGTACCAGTGATAGTTAGGTGTTGGACCTTTTCAAAAGTGACCCAACCTTCTCCATCTTTAAAGCCTTTGGCAGCGCTCGGGGCCATTAGTATACCGTCCATCTGAAACACCACAGGAGACTTGCATGGTCCCAGAAAAAATGCTTTGTTTAAATTGTATGTCCCTTTAGGAACTACTATTGTCGCCTTAGATGGTGCTGCACATGCTTCTTTCCAAGCGTCCGCTAAGGCCTATGTACACATTAGACAAAcacatatattttcttttaagctTAATTGATATTTACATATgtataaatatgaattaatttattataatgtaaagagagagaaatttattaatataattacctGATCGATTTGACCATCAGGTTTTGCTCCATACTTGGTCACATCAAAGGTTTGGCAATTAATAGTTGCCACTGAAATTGCTAGAAGAATAACCAATAAAGAAACCTTCTTGTTTTGTTGTAGAACCATTTTGTCTACTTTTTTcctttctaattttaatttaacacTTTTAATTAATTGGAATGAAGAATGAAAATTTATTTCTTGTTTCGACTAATTTATAGGCCACATACAATTCTAAAGACCATTAGATGTGAACAAATTGTTACTAAATTtaacttttgaatttttcaaaagaGTGATCCATCAAATACTCATTATGAAAAtgaattaactatttttttttaggaaaatatatcataatatCATTTTGTTAGATTGTGACACATTTTTACTATAtgcaaataatattaatatttacaaataatgCCATTagttgaataataataataataatacatactttatataactttattatattattatataataggTTGTAGTAGTGATTAAAATTAATCATTATTTGTAGTGATTTGTTTAGTCTTTAGATCTTgatctaatggttgatattatgaataaaaatattaaataaataatttattttttttttttaaaaaaaacacaaataaataGGTAACTTATatagatagttatttttattgaattatatatttacTTCCAATAAtgattctttattttctttctaattcataaataattctaaaattaaattattaaatattatagtgtcttttatataattttttagaaaattactATGGAGTTTATTTATTCCACACAAATTGATCATCACATCCTATTGTATGCATATAAGCATGCATGCATAATAGTAATGTAATATTCATCATGAATCACATCCTATTTGTATTAtatccaaaagaaaaaaaaattacaatatcaatatacttgtgatatcaaa is a window from the Cannabis sativa cultivar Pink pepper isolate KNU-18-1 chromosome 1, ASM2916894v1, whole genome shotgun sequence genome containing:
- the LOC115704244 gene encoding polygalacturonase-like, giving the protein MVLQQNKKVSLLVILLAISVATINCQTFDVTKYGAKPDGQIDQALADAWKEACAAPSKATIVVPKGTYNLNKAFFLGPCKSPVVFQMDGILMAPSAAKGFKDGEGWVTFEKVQHLTITGTGTFDGNGGQSWGKKCKRTDYCEQLPINIRLNFITDSVIEGITTKDSKQFHFTVLEGVNLLFTNLKIIAPEESWTTDGIHLGRSTNITITDTTIATGDDCISIGDGTKQLKITKVTCGPGHGISVGSLGKYQNELPVEDITVTDCTFKGTSNGVRIKTWQGSTDGVAKGMHFEKLTMDNVETPIIIDQKYCPWGACTQFEGKPSKIKVSDVVFKDIKGTSSTPKVLYLVCGAYPCEGIQLNNIDLKTTGSKIKGPAKSVCTNVKPEMSGTVNLPPCTSDDSA